One Longimicrobium sp. genomic window carries:
- the eno gene encoding phosphopyruvate hydratase: protein MAIITEIHAREILDSRGNPTVEADVLLSSGASGRAAVPSGASTGEHEAVELRDGDDKRYLGKGVTRAVENIEDQIAEALTGYDAYDQVAVDRTMIELDGTPNKGRLGANAILAVSLATARAAADDAGLPLYRYLGGAMANVLPVPMLNILNGGAHAGNNVDFQEFMVMPIGAETFSEGLRMGVEVFHALKKVLSKAGKSTAVGDEGGFAPDLKDNEEAVAVILQAIEQAGYRPGEDLVLALDVAASEMFRDGGYVFHKSSGERKTPQEMVEFYAEWCRRYPIRSIEDGMDENDWEGWKALTQAVGADIQLVGDDLFVTNTERLARGIKEGIGNAILLKVNQIGTLTETLDAIRMARKAGFNAVMSHRSGETEDTFIADLAVATGVGQIKTGSASRTDRVAKYNQLLRIEEHLGDAALYPGRGLWR, encoded by the coding sequence ATGGCGATCATCACCGAGATCCACGCACGCGAGATCCTGGATTCGCGCGGAAACCCCACCGTCGAAGCCGACGTCCTGCTTTCCAGCGGCGCCAGCGGGCGGGCGGCCGTGCCCAGCGGCGCATCCACCGGCGAGCACGAGGCCGTGGAGCTTCGCGACGGTGACGACAAGCGCTACCTGGGCAAGGGCGTCACGCGCGCGGTCGAGAACATCGAGGACCAGATCGCCGAGGCGCTGACCGGCTACGACGCGTACGACCAGGTGGCCGTCGACCGGACCATGATCGAGCTGGACGGCACGCCCAACAAGGGCCGCCTGGGCGCCAACGCCATCCTGGCCGTCTCGCTGGCCACGGCCCGCGCCGCCGCCGACGACGCGGGGCTGCCGCTGTACCGGTACCTGGGCGGGGCGATGGCCAACGTCCTTCCCGTCCCCATGCTCAACATTCTGAACGGCGGCGCGCACGCCGGCAACAACGTGGACTTCCAGGAGTTCATGGTGATGCCCATCGGCGCCGAAACGTTCAGCGAGGGGCTGCGGATGGGCGTGGAGGTGTTCCACGCGCTCAAGAAGGTGCTCAGCAAGGCGGGCAAGAGCACCGCCGTGGGCGACGAGGGCGGCTTTGCGCCGGACCTCAAGGACAACGAAGAGGCCGTCGCCGTCATCCTGCAGGCCATCGAGCAGGCCGGCTACCGCCCGGGCGAAGACCTGGTGCTGGCGCTGGACGTGGCCGCGTCGGAGATGTTCCGCGACGGGGGCTACGTCTTCCACAAGTCGTCGGGCGAGCGCAAGACGCCGCAGGAGATGGTGGAGTTCTACGCGGAGTGGTGCCGCCGCTACCCCATCCGCTCCATCGAGGACGGCATGGACGAGAACGACTGGGAGGGCTGGAAGGCGCTGACCCAGGCGGTGGGCGCGGACATCCAGCTGGTGGGCGACGACCTGTTCGTCACCAATACCGAGCGCCTGGCGCGCGGCATCAAGGAAGGCATCGGCAACGCCATCCTGCTGAAGGTGAACCAGATCGGCACGCTCACCGAAACCCTGGACGCCATCCGCATGGCGCGCAAGGCCGGCTTCAACGCCGTGATGTCGCACCGCTCGGGCGAAACGGAAGACACCTTCATCGCCGACCTGGCGGTGGCCACCGGCGTCGGGCAGATCAAGACGGGGAGCGCCAGCCGCACCGACCGCGTGGCCAAGTACAACCAGCTCCTGCGCATCGAGGAGCACCTGGGCGACGCGGCCCTGTATCCCGGACGAGGCCTGTGGCGGTGA
- a CDS encoding tyrosine-type recombinase/integrase, with protein sequence MSDLLERRRAKVLFGLVPDADLAHFADHHLRAKAKSGEYLQQWLTISRTYLDRATAYFTQHQHATETNTEGKARPRNLATISVVDVRGFLDWLATQPNGRGGVLGRASRRLHLSALSGLFRRAISEGKLPIGSNPVSALIDKPRAPRSQTSWLEVGELALLLESARILTGHWSATGQKGLPTFAYEFLATFILTGAREGEVRRLQVSHFDFDSLSIYIPGTKTDSSDRVIPMHPQLAETLLPHVQRLGRPDGLLFTTASGAPIGDWRKVLDAIATRAGFPNGQIRTRVFRTSYITHRLACIDQGAPIDPYQVAREVGHSSLAMIMKVYGRVQRRRVRMEELAFRTEMVGPHLQPQLQALYAPPLPAEREGAAQGAELVKRFLAAIAGMTTGEICTATDIPKATVKRIRAGRQATTHAKTKSRMIDFLHRVGGPSAAVEPELKIHLRRI encoded by the coding sequence ATGAGTGATCTGCTTGAACGGCGGCGCGCCAAGGTGCTCTTCGGGTTGGTCCCGGATGCAGACCTGGCTCATTTCGCCGATCACCACCTCAGAGCAAAAGCAAAGTCCGGAGAGTACTTGCAGCAGTGGCTGACCATCTCGCGAACGTACCTGGATCGAGCGACTGCCTACTTCACTCAGCACCAGCACGCGACGGAGACCAACACCGAGGGGAAAGCACGTCCGCGGAACCTCGCTACCATCAGCGTCGTGGACGTGCGGGGATTCCTCGACTGGCTCGCGACGCAACCCAACGGCCGGGGCGGCGTGCTCGGGCGGGCATCAAGGCGACTCCACCTCAGCGCCCTCAGCGGCCTTTTTCGGAGAGCGATCAGCGAGGGCAAGCTACCGATCGGCAGCAATCCGGTTTCTGCGCTGATCGATAAACCTAGAGCCCCCAGAAGTCAGACATCATGGCTCGAAGTTGGTGAGTTGGCGCTGCTGCTTGAAAGCGCCAGAATCCTCACGGGCCATTGGAGCGCGACCGGGCAGAAGGGGCTGCCGACGTTTGCGTACGAGTTCCTGGCGACCTTCATCCTTACAGGTGCGCGGGAAGGCGAAGTCCGCCGCCTCCAAGTGTCCCACTTCGACTTTGACTCGCTCTCGATCTACATCCCTGGGACAAAGACCGATAGTTCAGATCGCGTGATCCCGATGCACCCTCAGCTCGCAGAAACTCTGCTTCCGCATGTGCAGAGGCTTGGTCGACCGGATGGGTTGCTCTTCACGACCGCGTCGGGCGCACCCATAGGGGACTGGCGAAAAGTCCTGGACGCGATCGCCACGCGCGCCGGCTTTCCCAATGGCCAGATCAGAACGCGCGTATTCCGGACCTCCTACATCACTCATCGGCTTGCCTGCATCGATCAAGGCGCACCGATCGACCCGTACCAGGTGGCTCGGGAAGTCGGGCACTCGTCGCTCGCCATGATCATGAAGGTATACGGGCGCGTCCAGCGCCGCCGCGTGAGGATGGAGGAACTCGCGTTCCGAACGGAGATGGTTGGGCCCCACCTCCAACCGCAGCTGCAGGCGTTGTACGCCCCGCCGCTTCCAGCAGAACGGGAAGGGGCGGCTCAGGGAGCTGAACTCGTTAAGCGCTTCCTGGCCGCGATCGCCGGGATGACAACCGGGGAAATCTGTACCGCAACGGACATCCCCAAGGCTACGGTGAAGCGAATTCGAGCGGGCAGGCAGGCCACGACCCACGCCAAGACCAAGTCGCGGATGATTGACTTCCTGCACAGAGTCGGCGGACCTTCGGCAGCCGTAGAGCCAGAATTGAAAATCCACCTGCGCAGGATCTAA
- a CDS encoding NAD(P)H-hydrate dehydratase: MTHEFPFFAAPRVDVLTADEMRRWDEHSIRTAGIPERVLMESAGRAAASVIHRLYPQGRVVAAVGSGNNGGDAMVVVRTLRAWGRDVAAVQVGSRASDPALLHGWDVRSTPEEDADEAFRTAGVIVDGLLGTGAAGAPRGAYARAIEAIEHAGRPVVALDGPSGVDLATGAAEGVAVRAGVTVTFGAPKRGLLLFPGRERAGRIVAVEIGFAPLAHADARLITPAWARAALPAVPPNAHKGMMGKVSIVAGRRGMAGAAVLAGFGALRAGTGMVSIVSPDANREIIQASLPETLYVDRDALGPGFQSGSQAVVAGPGMGTDDEALDLLSMIARGSDVPLLLDADALTLLARNPELRDVIDRPLVLTPHPGEMGRLIERTVQEITADPFGAATEAAERFRCTVLLKGNPSLVAGEGEPTLVNVAGHSGLATGGNGDVLSGVIGAFLALGMEPQDAAGAALYYAGRAAEIAGRGRGLIPRDVAEALPAALEEEVGRGSALGLPGIVLDLPAAR, from the coding sequence ATGACCCACGAATTCCCGTTCTTCGCCGCGCCGCGCGTGGACGTCCTCACCGCGGACGAGATGCGGCGGTGGGACGAGCATTCCATCCGCACGGCCGGCATCCCCGAGCGCGTGCTGATGGAATCCGCCGGGCGCGCCGCCGCGTCCGTCATCCACCGGCTGTATCCACAGGGGCGCGTCGTTGCGGCAGTGGGAAGCGGCAACAACGGCGGCGACGCGATGGTGGTCGTCCGCACGCTGCGGGCGTGGGGGCGCGACGTGGCTGCGGTGCAGGTAGGCAGCCGGGCGTCCGATCCGGCGCTGCTGCACGGGTGGGACGTGCGCTCCACCCCGGAGGAGGACGCGGACGAGGCGTTCCGCACGGCGGGGGTGATCGTCGACGGGCTGCTGGGCACCGGCGCGGCGGGCGCCCCTCGCGGCGCGTACGCCCGGGCCATCGAGGCGATCGAGCATGCGGGCCGTCCCGTCGTGGCGCTGGACGGGCCATCGGGCGTGGACCTGGCCACGGGTGCGGCCGAAGGTGTGGCGGTCCGCGCGGGCGTGACCGTCACCTTCGGCGCGCCGAAGCGGGGCCTGCTGCTGTTCCCCGGCCGAGAGCGGGCGGGGCGCATCGTCGCGGTGGAGATCGGGTTCGCGCCGCTGGCGCACGCGGATGCCCGGCTGATCACGCCGGCGTGGGCCCGCGCCGCCCTTCCCGCCGTTCCGCCGAACGCGCACAAGGGGATGATGGGCAAGGTGTCCATCGTCGCGGGGCGGCGGGGGATGGCGGGCGCGGCGGTGCTGGCAGGATTCGGCGCGCTGCGGGCGGGCACGGGGATGGTGTCGATCGTCTCGCCGGATGCCAACCGCGAGATCATCCAGGCGTCCCTGCCCGAAACGCTGTACGTGGATCGGGATGCGCTCGGTCCGGGCTTTCAGTCCGGCTCCCAGGCCGTCGTCGCCGGGCCGGGGATGGGGACGGACGACGAGGCGCTGGACCTGCTCAGCATGATCGCGCGGGGGAGCGACGTGCCGCTGCTGCTGGATGCGGACGCGCTGACGCTTCTGGCCCGCAACCCGGAGCTGCGCGACGTGATCGACCGGCCGCTCGTGCTCACGCCACATCCGGGGGAGATGGGCCGCCTGATCGAAAGGACGGTCCAGGAGATCACGGCAGACCCGTTCGGCGCGGCGACGGAGGCCGCCGAGCGCTTCCGCTGCACCGTGCTGCTCAAGGGCAATCCCTCCCTCGTCGCTGGTGAAGGAGAGCCGACGCTGGTGAACGTGGCGGGGCACTCGGGGCTGGCGACGGGCGGCAACGGGGACGTGTTGAGCGGGGTGATCGGCGCCTTCCTGGCGCTGGGGATGGAGCCGCAAGACGCCGCCGGGGCCGCGCTGTACTACGCCGGCCGCGCCGCGGAGATCGCTGGCCGGGGGCGCGGGCTCATCCCGCGCGACGTGGCGGAGGCGCTTCCCGCGGCGCTGGAGGAGGAGGTGGGGCGGGGGAGCGCGCTCGGGCTGCCGGGGATCGTGCTGGACCTGCCTGCGGCGCGGTAG
- a CDS encoding septum formation initiator family protein gives MSPRAFRRLATGGVLALAAYYALWGGEYSAFHLRRLDADRRDAETRLADTRGQVDSLKVLARTLERDDAAVERIARERFGMIRDGELLYRFVPVDSVAAPK, from the coding sequence GTGAGTCCGCGCGCGTTCCGCCGCCTGGCGACGGGCGGGGTGCTGGCCCTGGCGGCGTATTACGCGCTGTGGGGGGGCGAGTACTCCGCCTTTCACCTGCGGCGGCTGGACGCGGACCGCCGCGACGCCGAAACGCGGCTGGCCGACACGCGCGGGCAGGTGGATTCGCTCAAGGTGCTGGCGCGCACGCTGGAACGGGACGACGCGGCCGTGGAGCGCATCGCCCGCGAGCGCTTCGGGATGATCCGCGACGGCGAGCTGCTGTACCGCTTCGTTCCGGTGGACTCGGTGGCCGCGCCGAAGTAG
- a CDS encoding MBL fold metallo-hydrolase yields the protein MILKHFYDEKLAQASYLLGCAATGEALVVDPNRDVDTYLQAAQTAGLRVTHVTETHIHADFVSGARELAERTGARLHLSDEGDADWKYAYASEYDAVLLRDGDTFRVGNVRVDVMHTPGHTPEHLSFVVTDTAGADRPMGVFTGDFVFVGDVGRPDLLEKAANVAGTMEGAARTLFQSLQRFKAELPDFVQIWPGHGAGSACGKALGAVPQSTMGYERLFNWGLAADDEGEFVAVVLAGQPEPPKYFAQMKRINKVGPRVLGGFPRPPQLTSELPGLIDERALVVDTRAAPAYARAHVPGTLNVPVNRSFNTWAGWLLPYENDFYLIVERTERVDEAVRDLAMIGLDRVKGFFTADVIDAWRGAGRETGTVRQITADELADQIASGRMDVVDVRGATEWEAGHLPGVPNVPVGYLAERIGELPAERPVVVHCQGGARSAIAASLLLANGVQEVVNLTGGYQEWVAGGHPVEREEAAAGAR from the coding sequence ATGATCCTGAAGCATTTCTATGATGAAAAGCTCGCGCAAGCCAGTTACCTGCTGGGCTGCGCGGCCACGGGTGAGGCCCTTGTGGTCGATCCCAACCGCGATGTGGACACGTACCTCCAAGCGGCCCAGACCGCCGGGCTGCGTGTCACGCACGTCACCGAGACGCACATCCACGCCGACTTCGTCTCCGGCGCTCGCGAGCTGGCGGAGCGCACCGGCGCCCGGCTGCATCTCTCGGACGAGGGCGACGCGGACTGGAAGTACGCCTACGCGTCCGAGTACGACGCGGTGCTGCTCAGGGACGGCGACACGTTCCGGGTGGGGAACGTTCGCGTGGACGTGATGCACACCCCGGGACATACCCCCGAGCACCTGTCGTTCGTGGTCACCGACACCGCTGGCGCCGACCGGCCCATGGGTGTGTTTACGGGCGATTTCGTGTTCGTCGGCGACGTCGGGCGTCCGGACCTCCTGGAGAAGGCCGCCAACGTGGCGGGAACGATGGAGGGGGCCGCGCGCACGCTGTTCCAGAGCCTGCAGCGCTTCAAGGCGGAGCTCCCCGACTTCGTGCAGATCTGGCCGGGACACGGCGCTGGCTCCGCGTGCGGCAAGGCGCTGGGCGCGGTGCCGCAGAGCACGATGGGGTACGAGCGCCTCTTCAATTGGGGGCTGGCGGCGGACGACGAGGGGGAGTTCGTGGCGGTCGTGCTCGCGGGCCAGCCCGAGCCGCCGAAGTACTTTGCGCAGATGAAGCGGATCAACAAGGTTGGCCCGCGCGTGCTGGGCGGCTTCCCGCGTCCGCCGCAGCTCACCAGCGAACTGCCGGGCCTGATCGACGAGCGGGCGCTGGTGGTGGACACCCGGGCGGCACCGGCGTACGCCCGGGCTCACGTCCCCGGCACGCTCAACGTCCCGGTCAACCGCTCGTTCAACACGTGGGCGGGGTGGCTGCTCCCCTACGAGAACGACTTCTACCTGATCGTCGAACGGACGGAGAGGGTGGACGAGGCAGTGCGGGACCTGGCGATGATCGGGCTGGACCGGGTGAAGGGGTTCTTCACGGCGGACGTGATCGACGCATGGCGTGGCGCGGGACGGGAAACCGGCACCGTCCGTCAGATCACGGCGGACGAGCTGGCGGACCAGATCGCCTCCGGCCGCATGGACGTGGTGGACGTACGCGGAGCCACGGAGTGGGAGGCGGGGCACCTTCCCGGCGTGCCGAACGTGCCTGTCGGCTACCTGGCGGAACGGATCGGCGAGTTGCCGGCCGAGAGGCCGGTCGTGGTTCACTGCCAGGGCGGCGCCCGCTCGGCGATCGCGGCTAGCCTGCTGCTGGCGAACGGGGTGCAGGAGGTCGTCAACCTCACTGGCGGATACCAGGAATGGGTCGCCGGAGGGCACCCGGTCGAACGGGAAGAGGCCGCGGCGGGGGCACGCTGA